CCGCGCCCGTGGTATTAGCTCTGGGATTTCTTGGCGCAATGGCCGCGCGATCAAGCACGCTTATTTTCAGCCTGCTCGGCCGGGGCTATGTCGCGATCGTGCGCGGCGTTCCCGATATCGCGTATTTTCTGTTTTTCGTTATTGCTTTGGATCAAATCCTCGAATGGATGCGCCACAAGGCATTGTGCCGCGATTGGTCAGAGCCCATTCGCCAAGGCAATGATTTTGTGGTCTGCGATGCGGCCAAATTGCCGCTGTCCAGCGCCGCCCCTTGGGTGCATGATCTATACGGGTTTGCGCTGGCGGTTTTCACCTTTGGTATTGTATTTGGGGCCTTTGCCTCCAACGTCATCTATGGCGCGATGCGCGCAGTACCAAAAGCACAGCTTGAAACAGGCGCTGCTTATGGAATGAGCCAAAGCCAAGTTTTCTGGCGCATTTTA
The sequence above is drawn from the Rhodobacteraceae bacterium IMCC1335 genome and encodes:
- a CDS encoding ABC transporter permease subunit, translated to MFSFCTNPDLLADAQWWACYLTTGKHVGLYRAVGTVLLLLLITAPVVLALGFLGAMAARSSTLIFSLLGRGYVAIVRGVPDIAYFLFFVIALDQILEWMRHKALCRDWSEPIRQGNDFVVCDAAKLPLSSAAPWVHDLYGFALAVFTFGIVFGAFASNVIYGAMRAVPKAQLETGAAYGMSQSQVFWRILVPQMWVYALPGLGNIWILLIKATPLLFLLGIEDIVYWARELGGTKTAKFTDYPHGDYRMWYFFALLVFYLAFTKLSENVQTRLMRRLNQGQATLGGQAQARGSA